A single window of Collinsella aerofaciens DNA harbors:
- a CDS encoding WYL domain-containing protein: MTASDATATIKKGNSEPGFDKTAQRILNLFFVLNSSPEPLTTEQIVLDSDLGYGSGNIDSDKRKFRRDRDKLLERGILIKEVRPAGAQETEESSWTIDREHTFAAGGLITADDADILLNAIDQTLAAGSSTFAAPLADIRSKIAYLTGRTTVDEVPIRRSPTVDAVWSAFAERCALRFLYQNGRGEQKERTVCVYGMFEREGVAYFCGLDNVTDDIRTFRCDRIVRAWRPSKAYAIPADFNLNDYLFFEFDFADRPPVAATFSFAPQTQIDMINGLTRGRGELTHTDAGWIWTVDVRDLEAAASFCMAHAMDGMRPMAPKSLKQAWNHLIERTVHEYARA; the protein is encoded by the coding sequence ATGACGGCAAGCGACGCGACCGCGACAATTAAAAAGGGGAATTCGGAGCCCGGTTTCGATAAAACGGCTCAGCGCATCCTCAATCTTTTCTTTGTGCTCAACAGCTCCCCCGAACCGCTGACGACCGAGCAGATCGTCTTGGATTCTGACCTGGGATATGGCTCGGGCAATATCGACTCGGATAAGCGCAAGTTTCGGCGCGATCGTGACAAACTGCTCGAGCGTGGCATCTTAATCAAGGAGGTTCGCCCCGCCGGTGCGCAGGAGACCGAGGAAAGCTCGTGGACAATCGACCGCGAGCACACGTTTGCTGCAGGCGGCCTCATCACCGCAGACGACGCCGATATCCTACTCAACGCCATCGACCAGACGCTAGCGGCCGGCTCTTCCACCTTTGCCGCGCCGCTTGCCGATATTCGCTCCAAAATTGCCTACCTCACCGGCAGGACGACGGTGGACGAAGTACCGATCCGCCGCTCTCCCACCGTCGATGCGGTATGGAGCGCCTTTGCCGAGCGATGCGCGCTGCGATTTTTATATCAGAACGGACGCGGCGAGCAGAAAGAACGTACCGTCTGTGTCTACGGCATGTTCGAACGCGAGGGCGTGGCGTACTTCTGCGGCCTCGACAATGTCACCGACGACATCAGGACATTCCGCTGCGACCGTATCGTTCGCGCATGGCGTCCTTCGAAGGCCTACGCCATCCCTGCGGACTTCAATCTCAACGACTATCTGTTCTTTGAATTCGATTTCGCCGACCGACCGCCCGTTGCAGCCACGTTCTCGTTCGCCCCTCAGACGCAGATCGATATGATCAACGGCCTCACGCGCGGGCGAGGTGAGCTCACACACACCGATGCGGGATGGATCTGGACCGTTGACGTGCGCGACCTTGAAGCCGCCGCCTCATTTTGCATGGCCCACGCCATGGACGGCATGAGGCCCATGGCCCCCAAATCGCTCAAGCAGGCGTGGAACCACCTCATTGAAAGGACGGTGCACGAGTATGCCCGTGCGTAA